A single genomic interval of Pectinophora gossypiella chromosome 22, ilPecGoss1.1, whole genome shotgun sequence harbors:
- the LOC126377252 gene encoding ER membrane protein complex subunit 6, giving the protein MSGSTKIKDNKPEPVAYSEAALRNNAAVVEYCRTSMAALSGSTAGVLGLTGLYGFAFYVFSVVILWVMFMIRAGPNWSKYYVSRQSLLTNGFFGALFTYVLFWTFIYGMVHVY; this is encoded by the exons ATGTCTGGATCGACGAAAATTAAGGACAATAAGCCTGAGCCTGTGGCCTACAGCGAAGCGGCTTTAAGAAACAACGCCGCAGTTGTTGAATATTGCCGTACTTCCATGGCAGCTCTTTCAGGGTCCACTGCAG gtGTTCTTGGATTAACAGGCCTCTATGGGTTCGCTTTCTATGTGTTCTCTGTTGTAATACTGTGGGTCATGTTTATGATAAGAGCTGGACCCAACTGGAGCAAGTACTATGTTTCCCGACAAAGTCTTCTGACCAATGGTTTCTTTGGAGCACTATTCACATATGTACTATTCTGGACTTTTATATATGGAATGGTTCATGTGTATTAG
- the LOC126377096 gene encoding uncharacterized protein LOC126377096 has product MDDNTDTKMYQVLVNTQNQHIILDIKKCYEEQTIFVPSQDLKATNSSDTYIEYKQESELNQFGIFNDFQTTQANTNQQEMVKIVDEVMSEDVTDEGIFSEPMVHVVRNKSQTSRLYASHIVPSTFIHDYTNRSKEKSVENSDKDYEQQSKKVLLVPVVLLENWGPRLESSSCYCKVCQILFPTSNTLQAHNVAEHTFLVPAHNIEPPKSKLKGIGHIIFQCKTCDIFYDTYDKAVEHCQNHLNDMANSIITKKCCWCDKKFDITCINKHRAIHAKSRKFKKDSLNFRTVTFDYTALFTYKWMDMFRDANISKYRIFSLTTRSIYFPNRDVKFRVVKDGPIDAVLFRCAKCERHVDPSTLTDHIIMDSCESERVYVCQLNNCGLRFCESEALWHTSQHQWSDTFKIVLFNEVSDKKFNETLKRHNTEALVRKICYFYRCTKCNCCTEIATDMDTHKCCYTVNRILCETCDLFFSCLKIYMRHKK; this is encoded by the exons ATGGACGATAATACAGACACAAAAATGTACCAAGTTCTGGTCAACACTCAGAATCAACACATAATTCTGGACATCAAAAAATGTTATGAAG AACAAACAATATTTGTCCCCAGCCAAGATTTAAAAGCCACAAACAGTTCTGATACATACATAGAATATAAACAAGAATCTGAACTAAATCAATTTGGAATCTTCAATGACTTTCAAACCACTCAAGCTAATACTAACCAACAAGAAATGGTAAAAATTGTAGACGAAGTGATGTCTGAAGATGTCACCGATGAAGGGATATTCTCCGAACCAATGGTCCATGTGGTCCGTAACAAATCTCAAACATCAAGATTGTATGCCAGTCATATTGTACCAAGCACTTTTATACATGACTACACAAACCGCAGTAAAGAAAAAAGTGTTGAAAATTCAGACAAAGATTATGAGCAACAATCTAAAAAGGTTTTATTAGTCCCTGTGGTTCTTCTTGAGAACTGGGGACCTAGGTTAGAAAGTAGCTCTTGCTATTGCAAAGTTTGTCAAATCCTATTCCCTACAAGCAACACACTGCAGGCCCATAACGTGGCAGAGCACACATTCCTTGTTCCTGCACATAATATTGAACCCCCGAAATCAAAACTTAAAGGAATCGGTCATATAATCTTTCAGTGTAAAACATGTGACATTTTCTATGATACCTATGATAAAGCTGTTGAACACTGCCAGAACCATTTAAATGATATGGCAAACAgcattatcacaaaaaaatgttgCTGGTGTGACAAGAAATTCGACATCACTTGTATTAATAAGCACCGGGCGATACATGCTAAAAGTAGAAAATTTAAGAAGGATTCTTTAAACTTTCGAACAGTGACATTTGATTACACAGCATTATTCACGTACAAGTGGATGGATATGTTTCGGGATGCCAATATTTCAAAGTATCGGATCTTTTCGCTTACTACTCGAAGTATTTATTTTCCAAATAGGGATGTAAAATTTAGAGTTGTGAAAGATGGGCCAATAGACGCAGTTTTGTTCAGATGCGCCAAATGTGAACGACATGTTGATCCATCAACCCTTACAGACCATATTATTATGGACTCATGTGAAAGTGAAAGAGTATATGTCTGTCAACTGAACAATTGCGGGCTGAGATTCTGCGAATCTGAAGCACTCTGGCATACGTCCCAACACCAATGGTCAGACACATTTAAAATTGTCCTCTTCAATGAAGTAAGCGACAAGAAATTCAATGAAACTTTAAAACGGCATAACACAGAAGCACTCGTTAGAAAAATATGTTACTTTTACCGATGTACAAAATGTAATTGTTGCACGGAGATCGCAACTGATATGGATACGCATAAATGTTGTTATACGGTTAACAGAATACTCTGCGAAACGTGCGACCTATTTTTCTCTTGTCTCAAAATATATATGagacacaaaaaataa